A genomic stretch from Acidobacteriota bacterium includes:
- the pckA gene encoding phosphoenolpyruvate carboxykinase (ATP) produces the protein MINLLDIRTPAQSQAAALKSDYGLDNHGLSNLGGVYWNLPTEALYEEIVFRKEGTITRDGAVVMNTGKHTARSANDKFVVREPSTEEHIWWGQYNRPFSPDKFDELFARMQGFLQGRDVFVQDCYVGADPDYRMPVRIVTEHAWHSLFARNMFVPLRTNEEYRRHVPDFTVICCPNFKGIQQIDGTASHTFIALHFAERLCIIGNTAYAGEIKKSIFTVMNYLMPLQGVFPMHSSANVGKDGDAAVFFGLSGTGKTTLSADPTRGLIGDDEHGWSDNGVFNFEGGCYAKVIQLSASAEPQIHATTHRFGTILENVVFDPVTRMIDLDDPAITENTRASYPLEFIENALPDKRSGHPKNVIFLTCDASGVMPPIAKLSVDQARYQFISGYTSKIAGTEVGLGKEPEITFSTCFGAPFMVHPPDFYARLLKEKVLRYGVSCWLVNTGWVGGPYGVGKRISIRYTRAMLNAALNGKLLNVEYTIDPVFGFHVPKTCPDVPDRVLDPALSWPSREMYDQRYRQLAARFIDNFKKFVTAESKELEKAGPKV, from the coding sequence ATGATCAACTTGCTCGATATCAGGACGCCGGCGCAGTCGCAGGCTGCGGCGTTGAAGAGTGACTACGGGCTGGACAACCACGGCTTGTCCAACCTCGGCGGCGTGTACTGGAACCTGCCGACCGAGGCGCTCTACGAGGAGATCGTCTTCCGGAAGGAGGGCACGATTACGCGGGACGGCGCGGTCGTGATGAATACCGGCAAGCACACGGCGCGCTCGGCGAACGACAAGTTCGTGGTCCGCGAACCGTCGACCGAGGAGCACATCTGGTGGGGACAGTACAATCGGCCCTTCTCGCCCGACAAGTTCGATGAGTTGTTCGCGCGCATGCAGGGATTCCTGCAGGGGCGGGACGTGTTCGTCCAGGATTGCTACGTCGGGGCCGATCCGGACTACCGCATGCCTGTTCGCATCGTCACCGAGCACGCCTGGCACAGCCTGTTCGCGCGGAACATGTTCGTGCCGCTGCGCACCAACGAGGAGTATCGGCGGCACGTGCCTGACTTCACGGTGATCTGCTGCCCGAATTTCAAGGGCATTCAGCAGATCGACGGCACCGCGTCCCACACGTTCATCGCGCTGCACTTCGCAGAACGGCTCTGCATCATCGGCAACACGGCGTACGCCGGAGAGATCAAAAAGTCGATCTTCACGGTGATGAACTACCTGATGCCGCTGCAGGGCGTGTTCCCGATGCACTCGTCGGCCAACGTCGGGAAAGACGGCGACGCCGCCGTCTTCTTCGGGCTGTCAGGCACGGGGAAGACGACGCTGTCGGCCGACCCGACCCGCGGCCTGATCGGAGACGACGAACACGGGTGGAGCGACAACGGCGTGTTCAATTTCGAGGGCGGCTGCTACGCCAAGGTCATCCAGTTGTCGGCCTCGGCGGAACCGCAGATTCACGCGACCACCCACCGGTTCGGCACGATCCTCGAAAACGTCGTATTCGACCCGGTGACGCGGATGATCGATCTCGACGATCCCGCGATCACCGAGAATACGCGCGCGTCGTACCCGCTCGAATTCATCGAGAACGCCCTGCCGGACAAACGGTCGGGTCACCCGAAGAACGTGATCTTCCTGACCTGCGATGCGTCGGGCGTCATGCCGCCGATCGCAAAGCTGTCAGTGGACCAGGCCCGGTACCAGTTCATCTCCGGCTACACGTCGAAGATTGCGGGCACCGAGGTCGGACTGGGCAAGGAACCCGAGATCACGTTCAGCACGTGTTTTGGCGCGCCGTTCATGGTGCACCCGCCGGATTTCTACGCCCGGCTCCTGAAGGAGAAAGTGCTGCGCTACGGTGTCAGCTGCTGGCTGGTCAACACCGGCTGGGTGGGCGGACCGTACGGCGTTGGCAAACGCATCAGCATCCGGTACACGCGGGCGATGCTCAACGCGGCGCTCAATGGCAAACTGCTCAACGTCGAGTACACGATCGACCCGGTGTTCGGATTCCACGTGCCGAAGACGTGTCCGGACGTCCCGGACCGCGTCCTCGATCCGGCCCTTTCGTGGCCGAGCCGGGAAATGTACGACCAGCGCTACCGCCAGCTGGCGGCCCGCTTTATCGACAACTTCAAGAAGTTCGTGACGGCCGAGTCGAAAGAACTCGAGAAGGCAGGGCCGAAGGTGTGA
- a CDS encoding CoA-binding protein yields MTPRTVAIIGASADRAKFSNKAVRAFVRQGYTVIPIHPRETEIEGLKTYTSVLDVPGPIDMASLYLPPSIGERVLEDIARKGIVELWVNPGADSPELVARARSLGLKPILACSIVGIGESPSSY; encoded by the coding sequence GTGACGCCCAGAACGGTTGCCATCATCGGTGCGTCGGCGGACCGGGCCAAGTTCTCGAACAAGGCCGTCCGCGCATTCGTCAGGCAGGGCTACACGGTCATCCCGATCCATCCTCGGGAGACCGAAATCGAGGGGTTGAAGACGTACACGTCCGTCCTCGACGTGCCGGGCCCGATCGATATGGCGAGCCTCTATCTGCCGCCGTCGATCGGCGAGCGCGTGCTGGAGGACATTGCGAGGAAGGGCATTGTCGAACTCTGGGTCAACCCTGGCGCTGACAGTCCGGAACTGGTGGCCAGGGCCCGCAGCCTCGGGCTCAAGCCCATCCTGGCCTGCAGCATCGTCGGGATAGGAGAATCGCCCTCGTCATACTGA
- the rho gene encoding transcription termination factor Rho has protein sequence MNISELKDMSIQKLTQIAKDLNVAGATGMRKQELIFQILKAQTEQSGFIFSEGVLEVLPDGFGFLRAPDYNYLPGPDDIYVSPSQIRKFDLQTGDTVSGQIRPPKEGERYFALIKVEAVNFEPPDQAREKLFFENLTPLYPQEALRLETTAENLSARVMDLMIPIGKGQRGLIVAPPRTGKTMLLQAIAQSVATNHPEVYLIVLLIDERPEEVTDMQRSVQGEVISSTFDEPAQRHVQVAEMVIEKAKRLVEHKKDVLILLDSVTRLARAYNTVIPPSGKVLSGGLDSNALQKPKRFFGAARNIEEGGSLTIIATALIDTGSRMDDVIFEEFKGTGNMEIHLDRKLVDKRVFPAIDIQKSGTRKEELLIPRDDLNRIWVLRKVLTPLSPTEAMELLLDKMGKTKSNAEFLSSMQRMG, from the coding sequence CTGAACATCTCCGAGCTGAAGGACATGAGTATCCAGAAGCTCACGCAGATTGCCAAGGATCTGAACGTGGCTGGTGCGACCGGCATGCGCAAGCAGGAACTGATCTTCCAGATTCTGAAGGCGCAGACCGAACAGAGCGGCTTCATCTTCTCCGAAGGCGTCCTCGAAGTGCTGCCGGACGGTTTTGGATTCCTGCGCGCGCCGGACTACAACTACCTGCCCGGGCCGGACGACATCTACGTGTCGCCGTCGCAGATTCGGAAGTTCGACCTGCAGACCGGCGACACCGTGTCCGGGCAGATCCGGCCTCCGAAGGAAGGCGAGCGGTACTTCGCCCTCATCAAGGTGGAGGCGGTCAATTTCGAACCGCCGGATCAGGCCCGCGAGAAGCTGTTCTTCGAGAACCTGACGCCGCTTTATCCGCAGGAGGCACTGCGGCTCGAGACGACGGCCGAGAATCTCTCGGCGCGCGTGATGGACCTGATGATTCCGATCGGCAAGGGCCAGCGCGGCCTGATCGTCGCGCCGCCTCGAACCGGCAAGACGATGTTGTTGCAGGCAATCGCGCAGTCGGTCGCGACCAATCATCCTGAGGTCTACCTCATCGTGCTGCTGATCGACGAGCGGCCGGAAGAGGTCACCGACATGCAGCGGTCGGTGCAGGGCGAAGTCATTTCGTCGACGTTCGACGAGCCGGCGCAGCGGCACGTGCAGGTGGCCGAGATGGTGATCGAAAAGGCCAAGCGGCTGGTCGAACACAAGAAGGACGTGCTCATTCTGCTTGATTCGGTGACGCGCCTGGCGCGCGCCTACAACACGGTGATCCCGCCCTCGGGCAAGGTGCTGTCGGGCGGTCTGGATTCGAACGCGCTGCAGAAGCCCAAGCGGTTCTTCGGCGCGGCCCGGAATATCGAAGAGGGCGGATCGCTCACGATTATCGCCACCGCACTCATCGATACGGGCTCGCGGATGGATGATGTGATCTTCGAGGAGTTCAAGGGCACGGGCAATATGGAAATCCACCTGGATCGGAAGCTGGTGGACAAGCGCGTGTTTCCGGCCATCGACATCCAGAAGAGCGGCACGCGTAAGGAGGAGTTGCTCATCCCGCGCGACGATCTGAACCGGATCTGGGTGTTGCGCAAGGTGCTCACTCCGCTCTCGCCGACCGAAGCGATGGAGCTGCTGCTCGACAAGATGGGGAAGACCAAGTCGAATGCCGAGTTCCTGTCGTCGATGCAGCGCATGGGGTAG
- a CDS encoding sulfatase-like hydrolase/transferase translates to MDGIPVTSPASGPRCQRVRFACVALVGIVLLTSCSRGQTPAPASIARPSVLLVTLDTTRADAIGPEAVGITTPAFNAVAARGKRFRQAYATVPETLPSHVSMMTGLYPAGHSIHENGRTVPPNQPVLAEQLRTAGYRTAAFVSSFILSRRFGLARGFDLYDDDLPAGSEERAASATTDAALALVNRGGTRPLFLWVHYFDPHYPYTPPEPFRTRFAANPYLGEVASMDAQLGRLIQAFERGAPGPVAIVIVGDHGEGLGDHGEQLHGNLVYQSTMHVPLVVMGPGVATGTVDVSVSARRVYHTILDWAGLDATGSLRRPAAEIVLGEAMKPYLEYGWQPQTMAVEGRQKSILAGRMEVYDVVDDPKEARDLASTATQSAQLQVAIRDYPVPSPDAAKPADTLGEDVRRSLASLGYVSATAAPIVRKGAPRPVDMTRMFDLLDKASGLFVNGEYARVIPLLEKILGEDPYNLDGCLRLAVAHSSLGHQARAEEMFRRAAEMAPRSPDVRLYLALHYARSPEWARAEPLLEQIVAATPDRLPALEALAVIRERQGRLGDAIELRQKIYTMRKPSGSELAQLGQLAMGAGQTAVAIEAFEKARAEQGSRFAHDLELGVLYLAARRYEDARGALDRVPASHPEYPMALFKRAQVSVLLNEQDKAARIERARRHADQTTRPLIARERLFQGR, encoded by the coding sequence ATGGATGGAATCCCGGTGACCAGTCCCGCGTCCGGTCCGCGTTGTCAGCGCGTCCGGTTCGCCTGCGTCGCGCTGGTTGGCATCGTACTCCTCACCTCGTGTTCGCGCGGACAGACGCCGGCGCCCGCGTCAATCGCACGACCATCCGTTCTTCTCGTGACATTGGATACGACCCGCGCTGATGCCATCGGTCCCGAGGCGGTCGGGATAACGACCCCCGCGTTCAATGCCGTGGCCGCTCGGGGCAAGCGATTTCGCCAGGCCTACGCGACCGTCCCTGAAACGCTGCCGTCCCACGTTTCGATGATGACGGGGCTGTATCCGGCCGGACACTCCATTCACGAAAACGGGCGCACGGTTCCGCCAAACCAACCCGTGCTGGCCGAGCAGCTCCGGACGGCAGGGTACCGCACGGCGGCGTTCGTGTCGTCGTTCATTCTCTCCCGGCGTTTTGGGTTGGCCCGGGGTTTCGATCTCTACGACGATGACCTGCCGGCAGGGAGTGAAGAGCGGGCCGCGTCTGCGACCACCGACGCGGCCCTCGCGCTGGTGAACAGGGGAGGCACGCGGCCGCTGTTCCTCTGGGTGCACTACTTCGACCCGCACTACCCGTACACGCCGCCCGAACCGTTCCGCACGCGGTTCGCGGCCAACCCCTACCTGGGTGAAGTGGCCTCGATGGATGCGCAGTTGGGGCGATTGATTCAGGCGTTCGAGCGAGGGGCGCCGGGGCCGGTCGCGATCGTCATCGTCGGCGACCACGGAGAAGGACTCGGTGACCACGGCGAGCAGTTACACGGCAACCTGGTCTACCAGTCGACGATGCATGTCCCACTCGTGGTAATGGGGCCAGGCGTGGCCACCGGCACGGTCGACGTGTCCGTGAGCGCGCGGCGGGTGTATCACACGATCCTGGACTGGGCGGGCCTCGATGCCACCGGGAGCCTGCGCCGCCCTGCCGCCGAAATCGTGCTTGGTGAGGCGATGAAGCCGTATCTCGAATACGGATGGCAGCCACAGACGATGGCTGTGGAAGGGCGGCAGAAGTCCATCCTGGCCGGGCGGATGGAAGTCTACGACGTGGTCGACGATCCGAAAGAAGCCCGGGATCTGGCGTCGACGGCCACCCAGTCCGCGCAGTTGCAGGTGGCGATCCGGGATTATCCCGTGCCCTCGCCCGATGCGGCGAAACCCGCCGACACACTCGGAGAGGACGTGCGACGGTCGCTCGCGAGTCTTGGATACGTGAGCGCGACGGCCGCACCGATTGTGCGAAAGGGTGCGCCGCGCCCAGTCGACATGACGCGGATGTTCGACCTGTTGGACAAGGCGTCCGGGCTGTTCGTCAACGGCGAATACGCGCGCGTCATTCCGTTGCTGGAGAAGATTCTGGGGGAGGACCCCTATAACCTGGATGGCTGCCTCCGTCTCGCGGTCGCACACTCCTCGCTCGGTCACCAGGCGCGCGCTGAAGAGATGTTCCGCCGCGCGGCGGAGATGGCGCCTCGCTCGCCTGATGTGCGTCTGTACCTGGCCTTGCACTATGCGCGCAGCCCGGAATGGGCGCGTGCCGAGCCGCTCCTCGAGCAGATTGTCGCAGCGACGCCCGATCGCCTGCCGGCGCTCGAGGCGCTCGCGGTGATCCGGGAGCGGCAGGGACGCCTCGGGGACGCCATTGAGCTCCGACAGAAGATCTACACGATGCGCAAGCCGTCCGGCTCCGAACTTGCCCAACTGGGCCAGTTGGCGATGGGCGCGGGACAGACGGCTGTCGCCATCGAGGCGTTTGAGAAAGCGCGGGCCGAGCAGGGGAGTCGCTTCGCGCACGATCTTGAACTGGGCGTACTCTATCTCGCGGCCCGCCGCTACGAGGACGCGCGCGGGGCTCTCGATCGCGTGCCCGCTTCACATCCGGAGTACCCGATGGCGCTGTTCAAGCGGGCCCAGGTCAGCGTGCTCCTGAACGAACAAGACAAAGCCGCCCGAATCGAACGAGCCCGCCGCCACGCCGACCAGACCACCCGCCCCCTCATCGCCCGCGAGCGGCTGTTCCAGGGTAGATAG
- a CDS encoding HAMP domain-containing sensor histidine kinase, which yields MLRILRGASSQTRALVTFVAAVLLPAIALAIAGLHTIGQERTGAEAQIARMLDDATRRAAGELRQELDWWQQGINDWPVGPIDLKSVSPRLREALTTPGAAVVVTFTPQTLTVEPPVQVLHLLSAGREVADPPLSVLRADAVSRELSGTSRRDPYRKLLEVDHGTAARPWLLQREAQLAEATGRETDASRAYRELSRLTGGLMGSLPADLVGRWGLCSMLQRSGPPDEASNATLRLYGDLVAGTWMIERTRYSFYSARAREWLAQAPAARREEVSRLATIEKNKQALTDAVEQLVKDVRAGGGSTPGRPSVSEGAIFVFWRARAAEQPVQALAVSSSYVSSSILPHAFSSAGLTEIGLSLATQDGKQVFPAADVAPRLIGEAGRVDVLVQGSSWRLEARPRNIDVMRHNLQRSQRLYIAMLLLMVLSIGFGVVTSVRTLQEQFEVARLKSDFASAVSHQFRSPLTGIRQLTEMLGAGRVPTEGRKAEYYGMILEEVDRLSAMVENVLGFARIKEGQGTRPFEEVDTTSWLCDMVDRLRRSPAMAGASIVSSIPDGLPRVEIDRDALERAIGNLIDNAIKYSPETRTAWIDAESDGKQISIHVRDKGIGIEEADRPHLFERFYRGRAKAVQAVAGTGLGLSLVHEVVSAHGGQLSVHSCPGQGSTFTICIGRVA from the coding sequence ATGCTGAGAATCTTGCGAGGCGCGTCGAGTCAAACACGCGCGCTGGTCACGTTCGTGGCGGCGGTGCTGTTGCCAGCGATCGCCCTGGCGATTGCCGGTCTCCACACCATCGGCCAGGAACGGACGGGTGCCGAAGCACAAATCGCTCGAATGCTCGATGACGCAACGCGGAGAGCCGCTGGCGAGTTGCGTCAGGAACTCGACTGGTGGCAGCAGGGAATCAATGACTGGCCTGTCGGCCCTATCGATCTCAAGTCGGTTTCACCACGCCTTCGCGAAGCACTGACAACGCCGGGTGCTGCTGTTGTCGTCACGTTCACCCCGCAAACGCTGACGGTCGAGCCCCCTGTTCAAGTGCTGCATTTGCTTTCGGCCGGCCGTGAAGTCGCCGACCCACCGCTCTCCGTGTTGCGGGCCGATGCAGTCAGCCGCGAACTGAGCGGGACGTCGCGTCGCGACCCCTACCGGAAATTGCTGGAAGTGGACCATGGCACGGCCGCACGCCCTTGGCTACTGCAGCGAGAGGCTCAACTGGCGGAGGCGACGGGCCGCGAGACAGACGCCAGCCGGGCGTATCGAGAACTGAGTCGGCTGACCGGCGGCCTCATGGGTTCGTTGCCAGCGGACCTGGTTGGCCGCTGGGGACTCTGCTCGATGCTCCAGCGGTCAGGCCCGCCGGACGAGGCTTCGAACGCGACCTTGCGCCTCTACGGCGATCTGGTTGCTGGCACGTGGATGATTGAACGGACCAGATATTCCTTCTACTCCGCGCGGGCCAGGGAATGGCTCGCGCAAGCGCCTGCCGCAAGGCGGGAGGAGGTGTCGCGCCTGGCGACGATCGAGAAGAACAAGCAGGCGTTGACCGACGCCGTCGAGCAGTTGGTGAAGGATGTGCGTGCCGGGGGCGGGAGCACACCTGGTCGCCCGTCGGTGTCCGAAGGCGCCATCTTCGTCTTCTGGCGCGCCCGCGCGGCGGAACAGCCGGTCCAGGCGCTCGCCGTCTCGTCTTCGTACGTCTCTTCGTCGATTCTGCCGCACGCGTTCTCGTCGGCTGGACTGACTGAAATCGGGCTGTCTCTCGCGACGCAAGACGGGAAGCAGGTGTTTCCGGCGGCTGATGTTGCACCACGGCTTATCGGCGAAGCGGGGAGGGTCGACGTGCTGGTGCAGGGCAGTTCGTGGCGTCTAGAAGCCCGGCCCCGCAACATCGACGTCATGCGCCACAATCTCCAGCGGAGTCAGCGGCTGTACATCGCCATGCTTCTTCTGATGGTGTTGTCGATCGGGTTCGGTGTCGTCACCAGCGTCCGTACGCTCCAAGAACAGTTCGAGGTCGCTCGTCTCAAGTCGGACTTCGCGTCTGCCGTGTCACATCAGTTCCGGTCCCCACTGACCGGCATCCGCCAGTTGACCGAAATGCTCGGCGCTGGGCGCGTGCCGACTGAAGGGCGGAAGGCCGAATACTACGGGATGATTCTCGAAGAGGTGGACCGCCTGTCGGCCATGGTCGAGAACGTCCTTGGGTTCGCGCGAATCAAAGAGGGACAGGGTACGCGTCCCTTTGAGGAGGTCGACACGACGTCCTGGCTGTGCGATATGGTCGACCGGCTCCGCCGCTCGCCGGCGATGGCCGGGGCGTCGATAGTCTCGTCGATTCCGGACGGCCTTCCCCGGGTTGAAATCGACCGCGACGCGCTCGAGCGCGCAATTGGCAACCTGATTGACAACGCGATCAAGTACTCCCCGGAAACGAGGACGGCATGGATCGACGCTGAAAGTGATGGCAAGCAGATCTCAATCCACGTCCGCGACAAGGGCATCGGGATCGAGGAGGCCGACCGACCCCATCTGTTCGAACGATTCTATCGAGGGCGCGCCAAGGCCGTGCAGGCTGTCGCCGGAACGGGCCTCGGCTTGAGCCTCGTGCACGAAGTCGTCTCGGCGCATGGGGGACAGCTGTCTGTACATAGCTGCCCCGGCCAGGGAAGCACGTTCACTATTTGCATCGGGAGAGTCGCATGA
- a CDS encoding response regulator transcription factor, whose protein sequence is MTRILVVEDERVIAAGLRDNLELEGYEVEVVGDGLVAESRARSGTFDLILLDLMLPGKNGLAVCRSLHESGLRTPTIILTAKGQESDKVTGLELGADDYITKPFGQRELLARIKALLRRSVEGIGAAADPYESDGFRIDFRRFEGTIDGSSLGLTAIEFKLLSALVHRRGEVVTLQQMVDAVWGKDYALSERVIYTHVNNLRAKIGHRRDGGERISTVRGFGYRFDG, encoded by the coding sequence ATGACCCGGATCTTGGTCGTGGAGGACGAGCGGGTGATTGCCGCCGGTCTTCGTGACAACCTCGAACTCGAGGGCTACGAAGTGGAGGTGGTCGGGGACGGCCTGGTGGCAGAATCTCGAGCGCGCAGTGGCACGTTCGACCTCATCCTGCTCGACCTGATGTTGCCCGGTAAGAACGGTCTCGCGGTCTGCCGGTCGCTTCACGAGTCGGGGTTGCGAACGCCCACGATCATTCTCACAGCGAAGGGGCAGGAGTCTGACAAGGTGACAGGGCTGGAGTTGGGGGCCGATGACTACATCACGAAGCCATTCGGCCAGCGGGAGCTGTTGGCGCGCATCAAGGCGTTGCTCCGTCGATCGGTGGAAGGGATCGGCGCCGCCGCCGATCCCTACGAGTCGGACGGCTTCCGAATCGATTTCCGCCGCTTCGAAGGCACGATTGACGGGAGTTCGCTCGGGCTGACCGCCATCGAGTTCAAACTGTTGTCAGCGCTCGTGCACCGCCGCGGCGAAGTGGTGACGCTCCAGCAGATGGTCGATGCGGTCTGGGGGAAGGACTATGCGCTCTCCGAACGCGTAATCTACACCCACGTGAACAACCTTCGAGCGAAGATTGGTCACCGCCGCGATGGCGGTGAGCGAATCAGCACTGTGCGCGGCTTTGGCTATCGGTTCGACGGGTAG
- a CDS encoding NADH-quinone oxidoreductase subunit C, with product MSELTHVVGGLRNVATLCALRDVRTPRPREVHALADSADMPAVTTALQTEFGAALVLMAAEDRRARDGVFRVHYLFAHHGENWFAHITTLVDGANPGVASCAMSCYPASRFEREMWDLMGIVPLDHPDPRPLTRHGFWPEQYFPLRKNAIVPAFADDGRAFPFGEVGGPGVYEIPVGPVHAGIIEPGHFRFSAVGETIIDVKQRLFFTHKGTEKLFEGRRPEDGVVLAERVSGDTTIGHALAFCEAVEGAAGVAVPPRAAHLRAVLLEMERVYNHVTDFGMIISDTGYAVAQSQCYRIRERLLRLNGRLTGNRLLRGGVIAGGVACDVLAPGADAADAGTAPGKSGITGTTLRQEIAQSVRDFLEVVDVCLENSLVTDRLNRAGVLDATIGRDHGVRGYVARGSGIDVDVRRDHPRPPYDRLVLQVPVEQTGDVRARAMIRVAEVKESARLIHVLLESLPAGPLSVPLSALPPYEPAFALVEGWRGCIVHWVMAGDDGRLHRVKIVDPSFLNWPALSRALVDNIVPDFPLCNKSFNLSYSGNDL from the coding sequence ATGAGTGAACTGACGCACGTGGTCGGCGGCCTGAGAAACGTCGCGACACTCTGCGCCCTGAGGGACGTCCGCACACCGCGCCCCAGAGAGGTGCACGCGCTGGCCGATTCCGCGGACATGCCGGCGGTGACAACCGCGCTGCAGACCGAGTTCGGGGCTGCGCTGGTGCTGATGGCGGCCGAGGATCGGCGCGCGCGCGACGGCGTCTTTCGCGTGCACTACCTCTTTGCACATCACGGGGAGAACTGGTTTGCGCATATCACGACGCTCGTCGATGGCGCCAACCCGGGCGTGGCCTCATGCGCAATGAGCTGTTATCCGGCATCCCGGTTCGAACGCGAAATGTGGGACCTGATGGGGATCGTGCCGCTCGATCATCCCGACCCGCGCCCCCTCACCCGCCACGGGTTCTGGCCCGAGCAGTACTTCCCTCTGCGCAAGAACGCCATCGTGCCGGCGTTTGCCGACGACGGCCGGGCGTTTCCGTTCGGGGAGGTCGGAGGCCCTGGGGTGTACGAGATTCCGGTGGGCCCCGTGCACGCGGGCATCATCGAGCCGGGGCACTTCCGTTTCAGCGCCGTCGGCGAGACGATTATCGACGTCAAGCAGCGGCTGTTCTTCACCCATAAAGGTACCGAGAAGTTGTTCGAGGGACGCCGGCCCGAAGACGGTGTCGTGCTGGCGGAACGCGTCTCCGGGGATACCACCATCGGTCACGCGTTGGCGTTCTGCGAGGCTGTCGAAGGTGCGGCAGGCGTCGCCGTTCCCCCTCGCGCTGCGCACCTGCGGGCCGTCCTGCTCGAGATGGAGCGCGTGTACAACCACGTGACCGACTTCGGGATGATCATCAGCGACACCGGCTACGCCGTGGCGCAATCCCAGTGCTACCGAATCCGGGAACGACTGCTGCGGCTGAATGGGCGGCTGACCGGCAACCGCCTGCTGCGTGGCGGAGTTATCGCGGGCGGCGTCGCCTGCGATGTGCTGGCACCTGGCGCGGACGCCGCCGACGCCGGGACGGCGCCCGGCAAGAGCGGAATCACCGGCACGACGCTTCGCCAGGAGATCGCGCAGTCCGTGCGGGATTTTCTCGAGGTCGTGGACGTCTGCCTCGAGAATTCCCTGGTGACCGATCGGCTCAATCGGGCCGGAGTGCTCGATGCGACGATAGGCCGCGATCATGGCGTGCGTGGGTACGTGGCGCGCGGATCCGGCATCGACGTCGATGTGCGGCGCGATCATCCACGGCCGCCGTATGACAGATTAGTGCTGCAAGTGCCGGTCGAACAGACCGGCGACGTGCGCGCACGCGCCATGATTCGCGTCGCCGAGGTGAAAGAATCGGCCCGGCTGATCCACGTGCTGCTCGAATCACTGCCCGCCGGACCGCTCTCCGTACCGCTCAGCGCCCTGCCACCCTACGAACCGGCGTTCGCGCTGGTCGAAGGCTGGCGCGGCTGCATCGTGCACTGGGTGATGGCTGGCGACGATGGCCGACTGCACCGCGTCAAGATCGTCGACCCGTCATTTCTCAACTGGCCCGCGCTCTCCCGGGCGCTGGTGGACAATATCGTTCCCGACTTCCCTCTCTGCAACAAGTCGTTCAACCTGTCGTACTCGGGCAACGACCTTTAG